A region from the Streptomyces tsukubensis genome encodes:
- a CDS encoding zinc-ribbon domain-containing protein, with product MIIFGTKGYLYQLAIVTLVCGRCGNPAAHTLRKRVTKFTLFFVPLFPVSTKYGTQCTFCGAESQLSGEQAEQLQVQAATAPAPGHGPQQANPFAQGNPFQQGQPGQPGQQGQPGAPGNPYQR from the coding sequence ATGATCATCTTTGGTACCAAGGGATATCTGTACCAGCTCGCGATAGTGACGCTGGTCTGCGGCCGCTGCGGCAACCCCGCCGCGCACACCCTGCGCAAGCGCGTCACGAAGTTCACGCTGTTCTTCGTGCCGCTGTTCCCGGTCTCGACGAAGTACGGCACGCAGTGCACCTTCTGCGGGGCGGAATCGCAGCTCTCCGGGGAGCAGGCCGAGCAGCTGCAGGTCCAGGCCGCGACGGCGCCCGCGCCGGGGCACGGTCCGCAGCAGGCCAACCCGTTCGCCCAGGGCAACCCGTTCCAGCAGGGACAGCCCGGCCAGCCCGGCCAGCAGGGCCAGCCCGGGGCCCCGGGCAATCCGTACCAGCGCTGA
- a CDS encoding PBS lyase: MFGGIDEVEWAGLEHAYGSAGDVPGLLRGLASADPAVRESALDAMYGAVHHQGDVYDSTLACIPFLLELVVDPAVPDRGGIIELLTSIGGIELDGDDELDPECEEFESAANYAMAASAVTAGADAFLSLVGCEDRGVRLTVPLALAAFHGEPALVLALLRERLKVESDPEVRLAYVEAGGRIALRHDGLAPEVVEWLTALTRSPHDGKPSVYDPDAYAVGLPPEPPVRTRPHPNGVTDVTGPNGPGSQGGTSGPGGAQRADRQTRAKGRDRTGRTGREADGTRPGAPAPGRPYDPGLRLSAIAQLARCAPHTLPADVVPDVTGLLRELRTGRGPERFHRAPAGPPPRPVPPPGPGALLGRLLDQREAERAARTAPWTGDLLRTLHDGLGDRVDDRIALLADQLCSPDWGQRIDAVRMSARLMRTWRGEYGELVGLIGEQLHDGEPGLADAAVTALEDLHGLARPAADALADHVIAGGPGRWVRRWAEEPDALGRALVALSRTGDARAVPVLARLLERDPLPRDLGFAVGHLGAAAAPLVPALRERLGALPLDDRLYDTAGSLLWAVKALRASEALPEVLRLLRGAPEYRREWVAELVLRALAAFGPAAAEAVPGLRALLRDGARRNGSSPAFGAKAAAALWAVEGDADAVLPVLCAALAGTDQGARRVAAETVGAMGPAGAGAAPVLAPLLTAADPWTRVDAAHALWSVTGGPGLSWPVLRAAWDSLPSTRIPTAERLTGGADTSNGGGAFPAGARGAAGLLRSELVHVRRHNAIDGGYGSHDIVRDERLLALCRQALNGRTSS, from the coding sequence GTGTTCGGGGGGATCGACGAGGTCGAGTGGGCCGGACTGGAGCACGCCTACGGATCCGCCGGAGATGTGCCGGGGCTGCTGCGGGGGCTCGCTTCGGCCGATCCGGCGGTACGGGAGTCCGCGCTGGACGCGATGTACGGGGCGGTCCACCACCAGGGCGACGTCTACGATTCGACGCTCGCCTGCATACCGTTCCTGCTGGAACTGGTGGTGGATCCGGCGGTGCCGGACCGCGGCGGCATCATCGAGCTGCTGACCAGCATCGGCGGTATCGAACTCGACGGGGACGACGAGCTGGACCCGGAGTGCGAGGAGTTCGAGTCCGCGGCGAACTACGCCATGGCGGCCTCGGCGGTGACGGCGGGGGCCGATGCGTTCCTGTCGCTGGTGGGCTGCGAGGACCGCGGGGTACGGCTGACGGTGCCGCTGGCCCTGGCCGCGTTCCACGGCGAACCGGCCCTGGTGCTGGCGCTGCTGCGGGAGCGGCTGAAGGTGGAGTCCGACCCGGAGGTCCGGCTGGCGTACGTGGAGGCCGGGGGGCGGATCGCGCTGCGGCACGACGGGCTGGCGCCGGAGGTCGTCGAGTGGCTGACCGCGCTGACCCGCAGTCCGCACGACGGGAAGCCGTCGGTGTACGACCCGGACGCGTACGCGGTGGGACTGCCGCCCGAACCGCCGGTCCGCACCCGGCCGCATCCGAACGGCGTGACCGACGTGACCGGTCCGAACGGGCCGGGAAGTCAGGGGGGTACGAGCGGTCCCGGCGGCGCGCAGCGCGCGGACCGGCAGACGCGGGCGAAGGGTCGGGACCGGACCGGCCGGACCGGCCGGGAAGCGGACGGCACCCGGCCCGGGGCACCGGCCCCCGGCCGGCCGTACGATCCCGGTCTGCGGCTCTCCGCCATCGCCCAGCTCGCCCGCTGCGCCCCGCACACCCTGCCCGCCGACGTGGTGCCGGACGTCACCGGACTCCTCCGCGAGCTGCGGACGGGCCGCGGGCCCGAGCGCTTCCACCGGGCCCCGGCCGGGCCGCCGCCGCGGCCCGTACCGCCACCGGGTCCGGGGGCGCTGCTGGGCAGACTGCTCGACCAGCGGGAGGCGGAGCGTGCCGCCCGGACGGCACCGTGGACGGGCGATCTGCTGCGCACCCTCCACGACGGTCTCGGAGACCGGGTCGACGACCGGATCGCGCTCCTCGCCGACCAGTTGTGCAGTCCCGACTGGGGTCAGCGGATCGACGCGGTCCGGATGAGTGCCCGGCTGATGCGCACCTGGCGCGGGGAGTACGGGGAACTGGTCGGCCTGATCGGTGAGCAGCTCCACGACGGCGAGCCCGGGCTCGCGGACGCCGCCGTCACCGCGCTGGAGGATCTGCACGGGCTGGCGCGGCCCGCGGCCGACGCCCTGGCGGACCATGTGATCGCGGGCGGTCCGGGCCGGTGGGTGCGGCGGTGGGCGGAGGAGCCGGATGCGCTGGGCCGGGCGCTGGTGGCCCTGTCCCGTACCGGCGACGCCCGGGCGGTACCGGTGCTGGCGCGGCTGCTGGAGCGGGATCCGCTGCCCCGGGACCTGGGTTTCGCGGTGGGCCATCTGGGCGCGGCGGCCGCGCCGCTGGTCCCGGCGCTGCGCGAACGGCTCGGCGCGCTCCCCCTCGACGACCGGCTGTACGACACCGCCGGTTCGCTGCTGTGGGCGGTGAAGGCGCTGCGGGCGTCCGAGGCGCTGCCCGAGGTGCTGCGGCTGCTGCGCGGGGCGCCCGAGTACCGCCGGGAGTGGGTGGCCGAGCTGGTGCTGCGGGCCCTGGCGGCCTTCGGTCCCGCGGCCGCCGAGGCGGTGCCCGGGCTGCGGGCCCTGCTGCGGGACGGCGCCCGCCGGAACGGGTCGTCGCCGGCCTTCGGGGCGAAGGCCGCGGCGGCGCTGTGGGCGGTCGAGGGCGATGCGGACGCGGTGCTGCCGGTGCTCTGCGCGGCGCTGGCCGGGACGGACCAGGGGGCCCGGCGGGTGGCGGCGGAGACGGTCGGGGCGATGGGCCCGGCGGGGGCCGGGGCCGCGCCCGTCCTCGCCCCGCTCCTGACGGCGGCCGACCCGTGGACCCGGGTGGACGCGGCGCATGCGCTGTGGAGCGTGACGGGCGGCCCGGGGCTGTCGTGGCCGGTGCTGCGGGCGGCGTGGGACTCGCTGCCGAGCACCCGGATCCCGACCGCCGAGCGGCTGACCGGCGGGGCGGACACCAGCAACGGCGGGGGCGCGTTTCCGGCCGGGGCCCGGGGCGCGGCGGGGCTGCTCCGCTCCGAGCTGGTGCACGTGCGCCGTCACAACGCGATAGACGGGGGGTACGGGAGTCATGACATCGTGAGGGACGAGAGGCTGCTGGCCCTGTGCCGGCAGGCGCTGAACGGGAGGACCAGTTCATGA
- a CDS encoding nuclease-related domain-containing protein gives MAGLLRVTPAGDRLFVRARDGRIVGWYDPEDGVPGPGGAGEGGRIRIAHEPLRAEVLAALAPFVTGEVTVGPPPVPTSARLARLALHPDDDLAPNRPGEALHARLDHLPARGRAARALHDPHRADRTLLTAEQTVGAALDGWEGAGWRLLHSLPLPGDDRIPHLAVGPGGVFAVHTVPARRLPVRTGAALLRPPGTGRDTAVPPLRLARRRAERASYALATAVHPLLVLVGPAGRTAVPPGPADVRILSAADVPALAALGGVLKPADVETVYATARDRRTWTRT, from the coding sequence ATGGCGGGGTTACTGCGCGTCACACCGGCAGGCGACCGCCTGTTCGTCCGGGCCCGGGACGGCCGGATCGTCGGCTGGTACGACCCGGAGGACGGCGTACCGGGCCCCGGCGGGGCCGGTGAGGGTGGCCGGATCCGTATCGCACACGAACCACTCCGCGCCGAAGTGCTCGCCGCACTCGCGCCGTTTGTGACGGGTGAGGTCACCGTGGGGCCGCCGCCCGTGCCGACCTCCGCCCGGCTCGCCCGGCTGGCGCTGCACCCCGACGACGATCTCGCCCCCAACCGGCCCGGCGAGGCCCTGCACGCCCGGCTCGACCACCTCCCGGCCCGGGGGAGGGCGGCCCGCGCGCTGCACGATCCGCACCGGGCGGACCGCACCCTGCTGACCGCCGAACAGACGGTGGGTGCCGCGCTCGACGGCTGGGAGGGCGCGGGCTGGCGGCTGCTCCACTCCTTACCGCTGCCCGGAGACGACAGGATCCCCCATCTGGCCGTGGGCCCCGGCGGGGTGTTCGCCGTGCACACCGTGCCCGCGCGGCGGCTGCCGGTCCGGACCGGGGCCGCCCTGCTGCGCCCGCCGGGCACCGGACGGGACACCGCGGTGCCGCCGCTGAGACTCGCCCGCCGCCGCGCCGAACGCGCCTCCTACGCCCTGGCGACGGCGGTGCACCCGCTGCTGGTGCTGGTGGGCCCGGCCGGGCGGACGGCCGTGCCGCCGGGCCCGGCGGACGTACGGATCCTGTCGGCCGCGGACGTACCGGCGCTGGCCGCGCTCGGCGGCGTACTCAAACCGGCGGACGTCGAGACGGTGTACGCGACGGCGCGCGACCGCCGCACCTGGACGAGGACCTGA
- a CDS encoding ATP-dependent DNA ligase: MSSLPRGADLAYEPKFDGHRMLVFRDSGPGGAPEVQLQARSGRIVTAAFPDLAAAARRLPPGTVLDGEVVVWRDGRTDFAAVQKRAMATAQHAPELARSLPASYAAFDLIAEAGTDLRARAYRYRRERLVALLEPLGPPLQAVPMTLDAEEAAAWYEALPAIGVEGLVAKQLGRTYRSGARTWQKLRHTTLRDAAVTGHTGPATGPRALVVVLRGGDGTPVVSAPLSPALRAQAAAALPPGTAGPEGRATAAGLGEIGYRPLEPGLVAEVEVRTTRHATVTVVRLRLPQDTDPDTNGNAGADGEG, from the coding sequence GTGAGCAGCCTGCCGCGCGGTGCCGATCTGGCGTACGAGCCCAAGTTCGACGGCCATCGGATGCTGGTCTTCCGCGACTCCGGCCCCGGGGGCGCCCCGGAGGTACAGCTCCAGGCCCGCTCCGGCCGGATCGTCACCGCCGCCTTCCCCGATCTGGCGGCGGCGGCCCGGCGGCTGCCGCCGGGGACCGTACTCGACGGCGAGGTCGTCGTCTGGCGGGACGGCCGTACCGACTTCGCCGCCGTGCAGAAGCGGGCCATGGCCACCGCGCAGCACGCGCCGGAGCTGGCGCGGTCGCTTCCGGCTTCGTACGCCGCCTTCGATCTGATCGCGGAGGCGGGCACGGATCTGCGGGCCCGGGCCTACCGGTACCGCAGGGAGCGGCTGGTGGCCCTGCTCGAACCCCTGGGGCCGCCGCTCCAGGCGGTGCCGATGACGCTCGATGCGGAGGAGGCCGCCGCCTGGTACGAGGCGCTTCCGGCGATCGGTGTCGAGGGGCTGGTGGCCAAGCAGCTCGGCCGGACCTACCGGAGCGGCGCCCGGACCTGGCAGAAGCTGCGGCACACCACGCTGCGGGACGCGGCCGTGACCGGTCATACCGGCCCGGCGACCGGTCCGCGCGCCCTGGTGGTCGTCCTCCGGGGCGGCGACGGCACCCCGGTCGTCTCGGCCCCGCTGAGCCCGGCCCTGAGGGCACAGGCGGCGGCCGCGCTGCCGCCGGGCACGGCCGGTCCGGAGGGGCGGGCGACGGCCGCGGGCCTGGGCGAGATCGGCTACCGGCCGCTGGAGCCGGGGCTGGTGGCGGAGGTGGAGGTCCGCACCACCCGCCATGCGACGGTGACGGTGGTCCGGCTGAGGCTTCCCCAGGACACGGACCCGGATACCAACGGAAACGCGGGCGCGGACGGGGAGGGGTAG
- the ligD gene encoding non-homologous end-joining DNA ligase, with product MTPITEVAGRRITLSNLDKVIHPATGTTKGELLHYYAVTAEAMLPHLRDRPVSFLRYPDGPAGQRFFTKNPPPGTPSWVRTAAVPHSDDPGARQVVVDDLASLVWAANLVVEFHTPQWRAGAPGIADRLVFDLDPGAPATVVECCEVALWLRERLAADGLTAGVKTSGSKGLHLLVPLAPTPSAQVSAYAKRLATEGEEALPRLVVHRMTRALRPGKVFVDHSQNAAAKTTAAPYTLRARPEPAVSAPVTWEEVAERRELAFGFAEIGPRLERYGDLLAPLLDPASARPLP from the coding sequence ATGACGCCGATCACGGAGGTGGCCGGGCGACGGATCACGCTCAGCAACCTCGACAAGGTCATCCACCCGGCCACCGGCACCACCAAGGGCGAGCTGCTGCACTACTACGCCGTCACGGCGGAGGCGATGCTGCCGCATCTGCGGGACCGGCCCGTGTCCTTCCTGCGCTATCCGGACGGACCGGCGGGCCAGCGCTTCTTCACCAAGAATCCGCCGCCCGGTACTCCGTCGTGGGTACGGACGGCAGCCGTGCCGCACTCCGACGACCCCGGGGCCCGGCAGGTCGTCGTCGACGATCTGGCGTCGCTGGTCTGGGCCGCGAACCTGGTTGTGGAGTTCCACACCCCCCAGTGGCGGGCCGGGGCGCCCGGGATCGCAGACCGGCTGGTGTTCGACCTCGACCCCGGGGCCCCGGCGACCGTCGTGGAGTGCTGCGAGGTCGCCCTCTGGCTGCGCGAGCGGCTGGCGGCGGACGGACTCACGGCCGGGGTCAAGACCTCCGGGTCCAAGGGGCTGCATCTGCTCGTCCCCCTGGCCCCGACCCCGTCCGCCCAGGTGTCCGCCTATGCGAAACGGCTGGCCACGGAGGGTGAGGAGGCGCTGCCCCGGCTGGTGGTGCACCGGATGACCCGCGCCCTGCGGCCCGGCAAGGTCTTCGTCGACCACAGCCAGAACGCCGCCGCGAAGACCACGGCCGCCCCGTATACGCTGCGCGCCCGCCCCGAGCCGGCCGTTTCGGCGCCGGTGACCTGGGAGGAGGTCGCCGAGCGGCGGGAGCTGGCCTTCGGCTTCGCGGAGATCGGCCCCCGGCTCGAACGGTACGGGGACCTGCTGGCCCCGCTCCTCGACCCGGCCTCCGCCCGGCCCCTGCCGTGA
- the ku gene encoding non-homologous end joining protein Ku, which yields MRSIWNGAISFGLVSIPIKLVNATENHSVSFRQIHTADGGRIRYRKVCELDDEEVPAAEIGKGYEEADGSIIPITDEDLAALPLPTAKTIEIVAFVPASSIDPLQMDAAYYLSANGVPAAKPYTLLREALKRSQKVALAKFALRGRERLGMLRVVDDVIAMHGLLWPDEIRQPEGVAPQTEVTVRAAELDLADALMDTLGTVSMDSLHDDYREAVERMIAAKSEGGRALPEAAPAETGGQVIDLMAALESSVRAAKEAREKGTEAAEVTPIAGRKRTAAKKTAAAKRPVAGKGSAGKAAAKSAAKGSARGGAKKSTAAGKGAQSAKPAAKSVKSMARTAGTAKKAAKAAPKKRASA from the coding sequence GTGCGATCCATTTGGAATGGTGCGATCTCCTTCGGGCTGGTCAGCATCCCGATCAAGCTGGTGAACGCCACCGAGAACCATTCGGTCTCCTTCCGGCAGATCCACACCGCCGACGGCGGCCGGATCCGCTACCGCAAGGTGTGCGAGCTGGACGACGAGGAGGTCCCCGCCGCCGAGATCGGCAAGGGGTACGAGGAGGCGGACGGTTCGATCATCCCGATCACCGACGAGGACCTGGCCGCGCTGCCCCTGCCGACGGCCAAGACCATCGAGATCGTCGCCTTCGTCCCGGCCTCGTCGATCGACCCCCTCCAGATGGACGCGGCGTACTACCTGTCGGCGAACGGCGTGCCCGCGGCCAAGCCGTACACCCTGCTGCGGGAGGCCCTGAAGCGGAGCCAGAAGGTCGCCCTGGCCAAATTCGCCCTGCGGGGCCGCGAACGGCTCGGGATGCTGCGGGTCGTGGACGATGTGATCGCCATGCACGGGCTGCTCTGGCCGGACGAGATCCGGCAGCCGGAGGGGGTGGCGCCGCAGACCGAGGTGACCGTGCGGGCCGCCGAACTCGACCTGGCGGACGCGCTGATGGACACGCTGGGGACGGTCTCGATGGACTCGCTGCACGACGACTACCGGGAGGCGGTCGAGCGGATGATCGCGGCGAAGTCGGAGGGCGGACGGGCGCTGCCGGAGGCCGCGCCCGCGGAGACCGGTGGGCAGGTCATCGACCTGATGGCGGCGCTGGAGAGCAGTGTGCGGGCGGCGAAGGAGGCCCGGGAGAAGGGGACGGAGGCCGCCGAGGTGACCCCGATCGCGGGCCGGAAGCGTACGGCCGCGAAGAAGACGGCGGCGGCGAAGAGGCCGGTGGCCGGAAAGGGGTCGGCCGGGAAAGCGGCGGCGAAGTCGGCGGCCAAGGGCAGTGCCAGGGGCGGGGCGAAGAAGTCCACCGCGGCCGGGAAGGGCGCGCAGTCGGCGAAGCCGGCGGCGAAGAGCGTGAAGTCCATGGCCCGGACGGCCGGGACGGCGAAGAAGGCGGCCAAGGCGGCACCGAAGAAGCGGGCGTCGGCCTGA
- a CDS encoding S8 family peptidase, whose protein sequence is MTSPASAGNGDRGTSTTAAGAADAKGRAPHTITLITGDRVLVDNRGRIVSIQRAKGREGIPVFTRTHQGRTYVIPRDARELIAKGTLDRRLFDITELAKPESRKAHRAGLKVIVGYRGATAGKARAEVRSAEGTTVRRTLATLGADAVTSATGTAGELWDALTRPDGEGSATATSGIGQVWLDGVRKASLDRSTAQIGAPAAWARSLDGTGVKIAVLDTGIDSTHPDLAGRVVAEKNFSASTTAADRDGHGTHVASTAAGTGKKDARFKGVAPGAELINAKVLDDGGSGDDSGIVAGIDWAVAQGASVLNLSLGGSDTPQIDALEAQINKLSAEKGVLFAVAAGNFGPDPKSIDSPGSAEAALTVGAVDDDDKLAGFSAVGPRNWDGGIKPDVTAPGVATTAAALANAPGQNPAGYISMDGTSMATPHAAGAAALLKQKNPGWTSAQLKSALMASAKGGTYSVFQQGAGRIAVDKALDQTVVAEQPSLNLGTQQWPHNDDTPVTRQLTYRNSGDADVVLDLSLANPTGADGRPAPAGFFTLGARQITVPKGGTASVGLTADTTLGGTVNGSYSATVVASGGGLTVRTPAAVDREIESYSVTFQGIGRDGASSGAWQAELQSLGGETEGHSVSPDLSSGSAVLRIPRGTYAMSADAYVDPADPGKGADLIDNPKLTVDRDITVVLDGRTTKPVSVKVPDSQAKQTAAGMTYSLELPDGSLISRGYGFESFDNIRTAYQGPRYTDGSLSQSWYAKWERGTSEFNTLSGSPVQQLGNGYSKVYASKDLALVKVGLGASVPGKQGAVLAYGELPDYSSNDSGVFSVQPAASVRHVWLSTGDGVLWDIMGGQYKGLDPEGFPVFEALYGSGNVRRYAAGATYTQNFNVGVHGPLVNSWSGLERDANYLYPSVMLLSDGAGHAVGQTEYTTAITSLHRNGTLLGVQKLPADETLWRVPSASATYTLATTVNRSPSVTRTATRVDASWTFTSVRGKSAVKLPVSTVRFTPALALDSTAPAGRALSVPVVVQGGAAGSNLKALTVQVSYDNAKTWKSVVVKSGKATVTSPAKGKALTLRAFVTDKKNNKASVTVHNAWFGK, encoded by the coding sequence ATGACCAGCCCGGCGTCGGCCGGGAACGGAGACCGGGGCACCTCCACCACGGCGGCGGGGGCCGCCGATGCCAAGGGCAGGGCCCCGCACACCATCACGCTGATCACCGGCGACCGGGTCCTGGTGGACAACCGGGGACGGATCGTCAGCATCCAGCGCGCGAAGGGCCGTGAGGGCATACCCGTCTTCACCCGGACCCACCAGGGCCGCACCTATGTCATCCCGCGCGACGCGCGGGAGCTGATCGCGAAGGGCACGCTCGACCGGCGGCTGTTCGACATCACCGAACTCGCGAAGCCGGAGAGCCGCAAGGCCCACCGCGCCGGGCTGAAGGTGATCGTCGGCTACCGGGGGGCCACCGCGGGCAAGGCGCGGGCGGAAGTCCGCTCGGCCGAGGGCACCACGGTCCGCCGGACCCTGGCGACGCTCGGCGCCGATGCCGTCACCAGCGCCACGGGCACCGCGGGCGAACTGTGGGACGCCCTCACCCGCCCCGACGGCGAGGGCTCGGCCACCGCGACGTCCGGTATCGGGCAGGTCTGGCTGGACGGTGTGCGGAAGGCGTCGCTGGACCGCAGCACCGCGCAGATCGGGGCCCCGGCCGCCTGGGCGCGGTCCCTCGACGGCACCGGTGTGAAGATCGCCGTCCTCGACACCGGGATCGACTCCACCCATCCGGACCTGGCGGGCCGGGTCGTGGCCGAGAAGAACTTCTCCGCTTCGACGACCGCCGCCGACCGCGACGGCCACGGCACCCATGTGGCGTCCACCGCCGCCGGTACGGGGAAGAAGGACGCCCGCTTCAAGGGCGTGGCCCCCGGGGCCGAGCTGATCAACGCCAAGGTGCTCGACGACGGCGGCAGCGGTGACGACTCCGGCATCGTCGCGGGTATCGACTGGGCCGTCGCCCAGGGCGCCAGTGTGCTCAATCTGAGCCTCGGCGGCTCGGACACCCCGCAGATCGACGCGCTGGAAGCGCAGATCAACAAGCTCTCCGCGGAGAAGGGCGTGCTCTTCGCCGTCGCGGCCGGGAACTTCGGCCCCGACCCGAAGTCGATCGACTCGCCCGGCAGCGCCGAGGCGGCGCTGACCGTCGGCGCCGTCGACGACGACGACAAGCTCGCCGGCTTCTCGGCGGTCGGCCCGCGCAACTGGGACGGAGGCATCAAGCCCGATGTCACCGCGCCCGGTGTGGCCACCACGGCGGCGGCGCTGGCGAACGCGCCGGGCCAGAACCCGGCCGGCTACATCTCCATGGACGGCACGTCCATGGCGACCCCGCACGCCGCGGGCGCGGCCGCGCTCCTCAAGCAGAAGAACCCCGGCTGGACGAGCGCGCAGCTCAAGTCCGCGCTGATGGCTTCGGCCAAGGGCGGCACCTACTCGGTGTTCCAGCAGGGCGCGGGCCGTATCGCGGTCGACAAGGCGCTCGACCAGACCGTCGTCGCCGAGCAGCCGAGCCTGAATCTGGGCACCCAGCAGTGGCCGCACAACGACGACACCCCGGTCACCCGGCAGCTCACCTACCGCAACTCCGGCGACGCCGACGTGGTCCTCGACCTGTCGCTGGCCAACCCCACGGGCGCCGACGGACGGCCCGCCCCGGCCGGTTTCTTCACCCTCGGGGCCCGGCAGATCACCGTGCCCAAGGGCGGCACCGCCTCGGTGGGCCTGACGGCCGACACCACGCTCGGCGGTACGGTCAACGGCTCGTACTCGGCCACCGTCGTCGCCTCCGGCGGCGGTCTGACCGTGCGCACCCCGGCCGCGGTGGACCGCGAGATCGAGTCGTACAGCGTCACCTTCCAGGGCATCGGGCGCGACGGTGCGTCCAGCGGTGCCTGGCAGGCCGAGCTGCAGAGTCTGGGCGGCGAGACGGAGGGGCACTCGGTCTCCCCCGATCTGTCCTCGGGCAGCGCCGTGCTCCGGATCCCGCGCGGCACGTACGCCATGTCGGCCGACGCCTACGTCGACCCGGCGGACCCGGGCAAGGGCGCCGACCTGATCGACAACCCGAAGCTGACCGTCGACCGTGACATCACGGTCGTCCTGGACGGCCGGACCACCAAGCCGGTCTCCGTCAAGGTCCCCGACAGCCAGGCCAAGCAGACGGCTGCCGGGATGACGTACAGCCTGGAACTGCCCGACGGTTCGCTGATCTCCCGGGGCTACGGCTTCGAGAGCTTCGACAACATCCGCACCGCCTACCAGGGGCCGCGCTACACCGACGGCTCCCTGTCGCAGTCGTGGTACGCGAAGTGGGAGCGGGGCACCTCGGAGTTCAACACCCTCTCCGGCAGCCCGGTCCAGCAGCTGGGCAACGGCTACAGCAAGGTCTACGCGTCCAAGGACCTGGCCCTGGTGAAGGTGGGCCTCGGCGCGTCCGTACCGGGCAAGCAGGGCGCCGTCCTCGCCTACGGCGAACTGCCGGACTACTCGTCGAACGACTCCGGCGTCTTCTCCGTGCAGCCCGCGGCGAGCGTGCGCCATGTGTGGCTGTCCACCGGCGACGGCGTCCTCTGGGACATCATGGGCGGCCAGTACAAGGGGCTGGACCCCGAGGGCTTCCCGGTGTTCGAGGCCCTCTACGGCTCCGGGAACGTGCGCCGGTACGCCGCGGGAGCGACGTACACCCAGAACTTCAACGTCGGGGTGCACGGTCCGCTGGTGAACTCGTGGAGCGGGCTGGAGCGCGACGCCAACTACCTCTACCCGTCGGTCATGCTCCTCTCCGACGGCGCGGGGCATGCGGTGGGCCAGACCGAGTACACCACCGCGATCACCAGTCTCCACCGCAACGGCACGCTGCTCGGTGTGCAGAAGCTGCCCGCGGACGAGACGCTGTGGCGGGTGCCGTCGGCTTCGGCCACGTACACCCTGGCGACCACGGTCAACCGCAGCCCGTCGGTGACCCGTACCGCCACCCGGGTCGACGCTTCGTGGACCTTCACCTCGGTCCGCGGCAAGAGCGCGGTGAAGCTGCCGGTCTCCACGGTCCGCTTCACGCCCGCGCTGGCGCTGGACTCCACCGCTCCGGCCGGACGTGCGCTGTCCGTGCCCGTGGTGGTGCAGGGCGGTGCGGCCGGAAGCAATCTGAAGGCGCTGACGGTCCAGGTGTCGTACGACAACGCCAAGACGTGGAAGAGCGTCGTCGTGAAGAGCGGCAAGGCGACGGTGACCAGCCCCGCGAAGGGGAAGGCGCTGACGCTGCGGGCGTTCGTCACAGACAAGAAGAACAACAAGGCGTCCGTCACGGTGCACAACGCCTGGTTCGGCAAGTGA